From a single Nostoc sp. MS1 genomic region:
- a CDS encoding O-antigen ligase family protein, with the protein MKLAFYHPKPDCQFSWNCFQLGLLFFPLTPFVGFVSIMLAALVTWVRQYRSIIRRPINWGFGLLSFLLFVSACFANDKTAAFVGLFNLLPFFVLFTGLGYLIQTTAQLRQIAWILVIGCVPMVIMGFGQLFLGWNLQIQVLWILLDWTIAPGGSPPGRMSALFMHANIFAAYLAIAFTLSIALLLEQWQERRREPGAREQERQGRKFLLLPHLPPLPTPHSPLPIIFLSISAIADFTALILTNSRNGWAIAIIACLAFAFYQGWRLLVGGVAALVTSVLLAAFAPSSIAQVFRKVVPGFFWARLNDEMYPDRPVALMRKTQWQFAWSLTQQRPWTGWGLRNFTDLYKAQMNIDLGHPHNLFLMLSAETGLPSALLFFGLLSWILFAGFQLIGKSNYIANKDKLIFFSYLVVFGEWLLFNTVDVTLFDFRVNTLSWIIMAAICGNIYYYNHPKKDLN; encoded by the coding sequence TTGAAGTTAGCTTTTTACCATCCCAAACCTGACTGCCAATTTTCTTGGAATTGCTTTCAATTGGGACTATTATTTTTTCCGCTCACACCTTTTGTAGGATTTGTGAGCATTATGTTAGCGGCGTTAGTAACTTGGGTACGCCAATACCGCAGCATCATTCGCCGCCCGATCAATTGGGGATTTGGGTTACTAAGTTTTTTATTGTTTGTTTCCGCCTGCTTTGCCAATGACAAAACCGCAGCTTTTGTCGGCTTGTTTAACTTACTCCCATTCTTCGTATTATTTACAGGCTTAGGCTATCTAATTCAAACAACTGCTCAATTACGCCAAATAGCTTGGATTCTAGTCATTGGTTGCGTACCAATGGTAATCATGGGCTTTGGGCAGTTGTTTTTGGGCTGGAACTTGCAAATACAAGTTTTGTGGATTTTATTAGACTGGACGATCGCACCCGGTGGAAGTCCTCCAGGACGCATGTCTGCTCTATTTATGCACGCTAATATCTTTGCAGCTTATCTAGCGATCGCTTTCACTCTCAGCATTGCATTACTGCTGGAACAATGGCAAGAAAGAAGGCGGGAGCCAGGAGCCAGGGAGCAGGAGAGACAAGGTAGAAAATTCCTATTACTCCCTCATCTCCCCCCACTCCCCACTCCCCACTCCCCACTCCCCATCATATTTCTCTCAATCTCCGCCATTGCTGACTTTACAGCTTTGATTTTGACTAACTCACGCAATGGGTGGGCGATCGCAATTATTGCTTGTTTAGCTTTTGCATTTTATCAAGGTTGGCGTTTACTAGTCGGTGGTGTTGCGGCTCTAGTTACCAGCGTTTTATTAGCAGCTTTTGCTCCCTCTTCAATTGCTCAAGTTTTCCGTAAGGTAGTTCCTGGGTTCTTTTGGGCGAGATTAAACGATGAAATGTATCCCGATAGACCAGTTGCCTTGATGCGAAAAACTCAGTGGCAGTTTGCTTGGTCTTTAACTCAACAACGTCCCTGGACAGGGTGGGGATTGCGTAATTTTACAGACCTTTACAAAGCCCAGATGAATATAGACTTGGGACATCCCCACAATTTATTTTTAATGCTGTCGGCTGAAACCGGGTTGCCTAGTGCTTTGCTATTTTTTGGGCTACTTAGTTGGATATTATTTGCTGGTTTTCAACTGATAGGGAAATCCAACTATATAGCTAATAAAGATAAATTGATTTTTTTCAGTTATCTTGTTGTTTTTGGTGAGTGGTTGTTATTTAACACAGTTGATGTAACCCTTTTCGATTTTAGAGTCAATACCTTATCCTGGATAATTATGGCGGCTATTTGTGGAAATATATATTATTATAATCATCCAAAAAAAGATTTAAATTAG
- a CDS encoding DUF3598 family protein produces the protein MSSQWERLLKNLGEWQGSFTQFSPQGQLLNDIPTIVSLEGLNNNQTVRQIIRQEGAEKILEYSSLARSVLFFENGAFSQGSIQLGPFSEFGAELGLIYENRRLRLVQLFDKNGQLNQITLIREHLAGTEAIENPPLQVDDLLGEWQGEATTIYPDWRSPDTISTNLKLELDDSGRLVQTLNFAGRTISTTATIKDSIILFDQDPQKQIQVLLLSNGASTTSPLKVQVRQSFILEVGWLIQPNLRQRMVRRYNDKGEWVSLTLVTEQRVVKG, from the coding sequence ATGTCATCTCAGTGGGAACGGTTATTAAAGAATCTGGGTGAGTGGCAAGGTTCATTCACCCAATTTTCACCCCAAGGTCAACTTTTAAATGATATTCCGACCATTGTTTCTCTAGAAGGGTTAAATAACAATCAGACAGTCCGGCAAATTATTCGCCAAGAAGGTGCAGAAAAGATTCTAGAGTATAGCTCTTTGGCAAGAAGTGTCTTATTTTTTGAAAATGGGGCTTTTTCTCAAGGTTCTATTCAGTTAGGGCCGTTCTCAGAGTTTGGTGCAGAACTGGGTTTAATCTATGAAAATCGCCGTCTGCGCTTGGTGCAGTTATTTGATAAAAACGGTCAACTCAACCAAATTACTTTAATTCGTGAACATTTAGCGGGTACAGAAGCAATAGAAAACCCACCACTACAAGTAGATGATTTATTAGGCGAATGGCAAGGGGAAGCGACCACAATCTATCCTGATTGGCGATCGCCTGATACTATTTCTACCAACCTTAAATTAGAGTTAGATGATAGTGGGCGCTTAGTTCAAACTTTGAATTTTGCCGGACGTACAATCTCCACAACCGCTACTATCAAAGACTCAATTATCCTCTTTGACCAAGACCCACAAAAACAAATACAAGTATTATTATTATCTAACGGTGCTTCTACAACTTCTCCCCTCAAAGTTCAAGTGCGCCAAAGTTTTATATTAGAAGTCGGTTGGTTAATTCAACCAAACTTACGCCAACGCATGGTTCGTAGGTACAACGATAAAGGCGAATGGGTAAGCTTAACTTTAGTAACTGAACAGCGAGTTGTTAAAGGGTAG
- a CDS encoding cell division protein FtsX, with product MFKFLTKLDYLLKETFLGLLRGGWMNWAAVSTVTVLLFLFGLSLQTSWQVEKLLNQFGSQLEVSVYLDSGISAPTLEPFVAQIPDVVGMQVITKAQAWTKLVKELGISDIEGATQQLGENPLVDEIKVKARNSQAVPVLATQLAKLRGVDTVQYVDEAVKRIAQLHRGLNWITLTITIILTLTAIAVTTTTIRLIVLARRREIEIMQLVGATTAWIYLPFILQGVTFGLLGGAIAWSFISLIQQFIGKLLTNQPEFIQFITNGLQLTPAQVLLLPLILLGFGASVGLMGSLFAVRRFARS from the coding sequence GTGTTTAAATTTCTCACGAAACTTGACTATTTACTGAAAGAAACATTTCTGGGTTTACTGCGTGGTGGCTGGATGAATTGGGCTGCTGTCAGTACTGTTACGGTGTTATTGTTCTTATTTGGTTTAAGTTTGCAAACTTCTTGGCAAGTAGAAAAACTTCTCAATCAATTTGGGAGTCAATTAGAAGTATCCGTTTATCTCGATTCTGGTATATCAGCACCAACGCTTGAACCATTTGTGGCGCAAATTCCAGATGTGGTAGGAATGCAAGTTATTACTAAAGCACAAGCCTGGACTAAGTTAGTTAAAGAATTAGGAATTTCTGATATTGAAGGTGCGACTCAACAGCTTGGGGAAAATCCTTTGGTCGATGAGATCAAGGTGAAAGCACGTAATTCTCAAGCTGTACCAGTTTTAGCGACTCAATTAGCTAAGTTACGAGGAGTTGATACGGTGCAGTATGTCGATGAAGCTGTCAAACGCATCGCTCAATTGCATCGGGGTCTAAATTGGATTACTTTAACGATTACGATTATTTTAACTTTAACTGCGATCGCCGTGACGACAACCACGATTCGCCTAATTGTGCTGGCGCGTCGTCGAGAAATTGAAATCATGCAGTTAGTGGGAGCAACTACAGCTTGGATTTATCTGCCGTTTATTTTGCAGGGTGTAACATTTGGTTTACTTGGTGGTGCGATCGCTTGGAGTTTCATTTCTCTAATTCAACAGTTTATCGGTAAGCTACTCACCAATCAACCAGAGTTTATTCAATTTATTACCAATGGTTTACAACTCACTCCCGCCCAAGTGTTACTGTTACCGCTAATTCTTCTCGGCTTTGGTGCAAGTGTAGGCTTGATGGGTAGCTTATTTGCAGTACGGCGCTTTGCTAGAAGTTAG